In one window of Chanodichthys erythropterus isolate Z2021 chromosome 23, ASM2448905v1, whole genome shotgun sequence DNA:
- the si:dkey-192l18.9 gene encoding F-box/LRR-repeat protein 7, whose amino-acid sequence MGANNGKHYGSEGKGSSSLSSDVSSSTDHTPTKAPKNVATSEDSDLSMRTLSTPSPALLLNPNPSCVSPQTVPNGHETSSTSFNVPGETVAMVHPPPGIRSRPLKVPHTALIDILPDPVLLHVLSYLSTPQLCRCARVCRRWYNLAWDPRLWSSICLTGELLNADRALKVLTHRLCQDTPNVCLTLETVVASGCRRLSDRGLRVIAQCCPELRCLEVAGCYNVSNDAVFDVVSKCPNLEHLDVSGCPKVTCISLTEEASLQLTPLHGQQIGLRYLDMTDCVSLEDEGLRTIAFHCPRLTHLYLRRCSRLTDESLRQLALRCTALRELSLSDCHLVGDFGLREVARLEGRLRYLSVAHCMRITDVGLRYVARYCPRLRYLNARGCEGLTDQGLSHLARNCPRLRSVDVGRCPLVSDAGLEVLARCCEGLRRLSLRGCESLTGRGLMALAAGCPELQLLNVQECDVPPEALRLVRQHCRRCVIEHTIPAFY is encoded by the exons ATTCAGACCTCAGCATGAGGACACTTAGTACTCCCAGTCCCGCCCTCCTTCTGAACCCAAACCCTTCCTGTGTGTCCCCTCAAACCGTCCCCAATGGCCATGAAACGTCTTCCACTTCCTTTAATGTCCCAGGGGAAACAGTCGCTATGGTTCACCCACCTCCAGGCATTCGCTCACGGCCTTTAAAAGTCCCTCACACCGCCCTCATTGATATCCTGCCCGATCCCGTTTTACTGCACGTCCTGTCTTACCTGTCCACCCCTCAGTTGTGCCGCTGCGCTCGAGTGTGTCGCCGCTGGTATAACCTGGCCTGGGACCCACGGCTCTGGAGTAGCATTTGTCTAACTGGAGAGCTGCTGAACGCTGACCGGGCCCTCAAAGTGCTCACCCATCGGTTATGTCAGGACACTCCCAATGTCTGTCTGACCCTGGAGACGGTCGTGGCCAGTGGCTGTCGGAGGCTGTCTGATCGCGGGCTACGTGTGATAGCACAGTGCTGTCCAGAACTGCGGTGTTTGGAGGTTGCAGGCTGCTATAATGTGTCCAATGATGCCGTGTTTGATGTGGTATCCAAGTGTCCCAATCTGGAGCATTTAGACGTGTCAG GCTGCCCTAAAGTGACCTGTATCAGCCTGACAGAGGAGGCATCTCTCCAGCTTACACCGCTACATGGACAGCAGATTGGCCTGCGATACCTGGACATGACGGACTGTGTATCACTAGAGGATGAAGGCTTAAGGACCATCGCATTTCATTGTCCACGTCTCACACACCTCTACCTGCGGCGCTGCAGCCGCTTAACAGATGAGTCCCTAAGACAACTAGCACTGCGCTGCACCGCTTTACGTGAGCTTAGCCTCAGCGATTGCCATCTGGTGGGAGACTTTGGCTTGCGTGAGGTGGCTCGTCTGGAGGGCCGCCTACGCTATCTAAGTGTAGCACATTGTATGCGCATAACAGACGTTGGACTGCGTTATGTAGCACGCTACTGTCCGAGGCTCCGCTACCTGAATGCGCGGGGCTGCGAGGGGCTAACGGACCAGGGTTTGAGCCATTTAGCTCGCAACTGCCCCCGACTGCGGTCTGTTGATGTTGGTCGCTGCCCGCTGGTGTCGGACGCTGGGCTGGAAGTGTTAGCACGCTGTTGTGAAGGGCTGCGAAGGCTGAGTTTGAGGGGCTGCGAGAGTTTGACAGGAAGAGGGCTAATGGCGCTAGCAGCGGGATGCCCCGAGCTGCAGTTACTAAATGTACAAGAGTGTGATGTGCCACCTGAGGCGCTTCGACTAGTCCGACAGCACTGCAGACGCTGTGTGATCGAGCACACCATACCTGCTTTCTACTGA